Proteins from a single region of Gimesia sp.:
- the nusG gene encoding transcription termination/antitermination protein NusG, giving the protein MSNDSGSEPTSENSEGSEKRQWYVLKVQSNREKSIRDALLRGIKRDGLEEYFGEIIIPTEKVVETKGGKKRVYERKLYPGYLMIQVELNDDSWYLVRSTNGVGDFTGAAGQPIPMQEHEISRMLGREETKEETPVKIKLDFQTGDVVKIKDGAFEGFEGTIDAIDEASGKVTVLIEIFSRPTPSELEYWQIEKV; this is encoded by the coding sequence ATGAGTAATGATTCGGGTTCTGAACCAACCTCTGAAAATTCGGAGGGATCAGAGAAGCGGCAGTGGTACGTACTGAAGGTACAAAGCAATCGCGAAAAATCGATTCGTGATGCCCTGTTGCGGGGAATTAAGCGGGACGGCCTGGAGGAGTACTTTGGGGAAATTATCATCCCCACTGAAAAAGTTGTTGAAACAAAAGGTGGCAAGAAGCGCGTTTATGAACGCAAGCTCTATCCTGGTTATCTGATGATCCAGGTGGAGTTGAACGATGACAGTTGGTATCTGGTGCGGTCAACGAATGGCGTTGGTGACTTTACCGGGGCCGCTGGTCAGCCGATCCCGATGCAGGAGCATGAGATTTCCCGTATGCTGGGTCGTGAAGAGACCAAGGAAGAAACACCTGTCAAAATTAAACTGGATTTCCAGACAGGCGATGTCGTCAAAATTAAAGATGGTGCGTTTGAAGGCTTCGAAGGCACGATTGATGCCATTGATGAAGCCAGTGGTAAAGTGACGGTTCTGATTGAGATCTTCAGCCGTCCGACACCTTCAGAGCTGGAATACTGGCAAATTG
- the rpmG gene encoding 50S ribosomal protein L33 — MAREYVWLECTETGMRNYRVSKETRGTERLSLMKYCPKLRRHTLHKESRKK; from the coding sequence ATGGCACGTGAATATGTTTGGTTAGAGTGTACTGAGACTGGTATGAGAAACTATCGGGTCAGTAAGGAGACTCGCGGCACTGAGCGGCTTTCATTGATGAAATACTGCCCCAAGCTGCGGCGTCACACATTGCACAAAGAGTCGCGCAAGAAATAA
- the secE gene encoding preprotein translocase subunit SecE, translating into MRQLTAIGLVAVAIFGAYSLYNVLPLGMSAGLQKGIAVGVVVISAWLAYRLVNFPRFADFLISVEAEVSKVTWATKEQLWRSTTVVIVVMFLLAFLLLAFDLFWQALFQLIGFLRI; encoded by the coding sequence GTGCGTCAGTTAACTGCGATCGGCCTGGTGGCTGTGGCGATTTTTGGCGCCTATTCGCTGTATAACGTTTTGCCCCTGGGGATGTCTGCAGGGCTGCAGAAGGGGATTGCGGTCGGAGTGGTCGTGATTTCCGCATGGTTGGCATACCGTCTGGTGAATTTTCCCCGGTTTGCTGACTTCCTGATTTCGGTGGAAGCCGAGGTGAGCAAGGTGACTTGGGCAACCAAGGAGCAGCTGTGGCGTTCGACGACAGTCGTGATTGTGGTCATGTTTCTGTTGGCGTTTCTGCTGCTGGCATTCGATCTGTTCTGGCAGGCCCTCTTCCAGTTGATCGGCTTTCTCAGGATTTGA